One segment of Ricinus communis isolate WT05 ecotype wild-type chromosome 8, ASM1957865v1, whole genome shotgun sequence DNA contains the following:
- the LOC8281988 gene encoding beta-glucosidase BoGH3B has protein sequence MGRISIPILGFLLLCCLAAAAAAAGETKYLKYKDPKQRLGVRIKDLMKRMTLEEKIGQMVQIERAVATPDVMEKYFIGSVLSGGGSVPAPKASAETWINAVNTIQKGALSTRLGIPMIYGIDAVHGHNNVYKATIFPHNVGLGVTRDPQLVKRIGEATALEVRATGIPYVFAPCIAVCRDPRWGRCYESYSEDHRIVQAMTEIIPGLQGDLPANSKKGIPFVATGKTKVAACAKHYVGDGGTSRGINENNTVISLNGLLNIHMPAYFNAISKGVATVMVSYSSWNGKKMHANHDLVTGFLKNKLKFRGFMISDWQGIDRITSPPHANYSYSVEAGVGAGIDMVMVPYNFTEFIDDLTYQVKNKIIPMSRINDAVQRILRVKFTMGLFENPLADLSLVNQLGSQEHRELAREAVRKSLVLLKNGESADKPLLPLPKKAPKILVAGTHADNLGNQCGGWTITWQGLNGNDLTSGTTILNAVKHTVDHTTQVVYSENPDPNFVKSNKFSYAIVVVGEPPYAETFGDSLNLTIPEPGRSTINNVCVFVKCVVVVISGRPVVVQPYLSNIDALVAAWLPGTEGQGVADLLFGDYGFTGKLARTWFKTVDQLPMNVGDPHYDPLFPFGFGLTTKPVKN, from the exons ATGGGGAGGATTTCAATACCCATTTTGGGATTTCTGCTATTATGTTGCTTAGCAgcagctgctgctgctgctggaGAAACTAAGTATCTGAAATACAAAGATCCGAAACAACGATTGGGAGTCAGAATCAAAGATTTGATGAAAAGAATGACTCTTGAAGAAAAGATTGGCCAAATGGTGCAGATTGAGCGTGCTGTTGCAACCCCAGATGTAATGGAGAAGTATTTCATAG GGAGTGTGCTGAGTGGTGGAGGGAGTGTGCCAGCACCAAAGGCGTCAGCTGAGACTTGGATCAATGCAGTGAATACTATCCAAAAAGGGGCTCTGTCGACCCGGCTTGGAATCCCCATGATTTATGGAATTGATGCTGTTCATGGTCACAACAACGTCTACAAGGCTACCATATTTCCTCACAATGTGGGGCTTGGAGTGACCAG GGATCCTCAGCTTGTGAAAAGAATTGGAGAAGCAACTGCTCTTGAAGTTAGAGCTACGGGAATCCCTTATGTTTTTGCTCCCTGCATTGCA GTTTGCAGGGATCCGAGATGGGGCAGATGTTATGAAAGTTACAGTGAAGATCATAGAATAGTCCAAGCAATGACTGAGATTATACCGGGTTTACAAGGAGACCTCCCTGCAAATTCTAAAAAGGGCATTCCCTTTGTTGCTACTGGAAA GACCAAGGTTGCAGCATGTGCCAAGCACTATGTAGGAGATGGCGGCACGTCGAGAGGTATCAATGAGAACAATACTGTGATAAGCTTGAATGGTTTGCTCAATATCCACATGCCAGCATACTTCAATGCCATCAGCAAAGGAGTTGCAACAGTCATGGTTTCCTACTCAAGCTGGAATGGAAAGAAGATGCATGCTAATCATGATCTTGTCACTGGATTCCTCAAGAACAAGTTGAAGTTCCGG GGGTTCATGATATCAGATTGGCAAGGTATTGACAGGATTACCTCTCCTCCTCATGCCAATTATTCATATTCCGTTGAAGCTGGAGTCGGTGCTGGAATTGACATG GTCATGGTTCCATATAACTTCACGGAGTTCATTGATGACTTAACCTATCAGGTGAAGAACAAAATTATCCCCATGAGCAGGATTAATGATGCTGTACAAAGGATTTTAAGGGTTAAATTTACCATGGGCCTTTTTGAGAACCCACTAGCTGATCTCAGTTTAGTCAACCAACTTGGCAGTCAG GAACATAGAGAATTAGCAAGAGAAGCTGTAAGGAAATCACTTGTGCTGCTAAAGAATGGTGAGTCTGCTGATAAACCATTGCTGCCCCTTCCCAAGAAAGCACCTAAGATACTAGTTGCTGGAACCCATGCTGACAACTTGGGCAATCAATGTGGAGGCTGGACAATCACATGGCAGGGTCTCAATGGCAATGACCTGACATCTG GTACTACAATTCTAAATGCGGTGAAACATACAGTTGATCATACCACCCAAGTTGTCTATAGCGAGAACCCAGATCCAAATTTTGTCAAGTCTAACAAATTCTCCTATGCCATTGTTGTTGTTGGTGAGCCACCATATGCAGAAACTTTTGGTGACAGCCTTAATTTGACAATACCTGAACCTGGCCGGAGCACTATCAACAATGTTTGTGTATTTGTAAAGTGTGTTGTTGTAGTCATATCTGGCCGGCCTGTTGTCGTCCAGCCATATCTTTCAAATATAGATGCTCTGGTAGCTGCTTGGCTCCCAGGAACTGAAGGCCAAGGTGTTGCTGACCTTCTGTTTGGTGACTATGGATTCACTGGCAAGCTTGCTCGCACCTGGTTCAAAACAGTAGACCAGCTCCCCATGAATGTTGGTGATCCGCATTACGACCCTCTgtttccctttgggtttggtCTGACAACTAAGCCAGTCAAGAACTAA